From the Ilumatobacteraceae bacterium genome, the window GACCGAGGATGCTGCCGACTCGGGCGGGTGTGAACTTCGCGGCCTCGGCGATCGCTCCGGCCGGGGAACCTCAGTGGACGCCTGGCGGATCGCGTCGTTGCGGGCCGCACGGGCGTGGTCGAGCGCCACTAATCGATGTCGTTCGCCGCGGAGGCGACGTCGTTCAAGCCCACGATCGCGACGTTACTGACCACTGCACCGCCGAAATGCAAGCGGGCTTGTATTGGAATCGATGTGGCCGTAGTTTGAGAGGTAGATCGAACGACGACGGTGACAAGCCGGTCCGACTTGCGTCCTGTAGGCGTGAGTGGTCGTTCCAGCCGAGCCCGTGCTGCTCCTGCGAGCCGTGGCGGGGGCGGGCGATGAGCACCCCGCCAGGTGACCAGGGAGGTCATGATGAGTCGAGGGACGATCAGGGCTTGTCGGCGCCTGAAGCGTCGGCCGGTCCCTCACGTCACGAGGTACCCCATGAGCAGCTTTCCCTATTCGACGCCATCGTTGCCGAGCCGCAAGGTTCTGAGGGACATGTTGGTGTTCTACGCGTCGCCGGCTCTGAGGGATCGTCTCGTGACGGCGTGGCCGGAGGACGCGGAACTGCTGGACGACCTGGTGGAGCAGGTGGTCGACCTCGCCGCGACGTGGCAGCCGACGGCGGAGTGGCATCAGATGTCGGTGGTGAAGCAGCACCGGACCGTGGAGTGGATGGTCTGGCAGGTGGCGACGGCCGCCGACGACGAACTGGGGCCGATGTACCGGGAGGACACCGTGATCCCGTTCGCGATCGACCTCGACACCTTGCCCCGGTACCCGATGCTGCCGACGCTTCTGGTGCACCCCGACGACATCGACTGACAAGCAGCCACGGCGGTCAGGTCCGCGATCGGGCTCGGGCTGCGACCCAGGCCGCACGACTTGCAGCCGAGCTCGGCGGCCGCACACCGACGGCCAACGAGATCGGTGTCTTGCGGGCGTGGACGAGTCTGGCGCAATGGGTCGGCACCGAGCGGGGAATGGCGGCGATCGGACGCGTCGAGGAGCACTGGCCCGGCTACGGCGAGATCGCCGCCGGATCGATCCTCAACGCCTACTACACCGACACCGATGTCATCCTCGCGACGTGGGCGTGGCTCGAGCGCCGCGGCGTCCGCGACGGCTATGGCTTCGAGCCAGGTTGTGGCAGGGGCGACTGGATCGCCGCTGCGCCAGAACGCATCCGCTTCGATGCGGTCGACATCGATCCCGTGTCGGTCAAGGTCGCCCGCGCCTTGACGGGCGCCAACGTCACCGAATCGCGTATCGAGGAGTGGCACCTCGCCCGGAGCGACCGCGCAACCGAGAACGGTGGCTATGACGTGGTGGTCGGCAACGTTCCGTTCTCATCTCACAAGCCCGGTGTCGGCAACCCGCACCGCGACAACCTGCACAACCTGGCAATCGCTCGATCGGTGGCGATGCTCCGACCGGGCGGTGTTGCAGCGGTGATCACATCGCGTTTCTCACTCGACTCCAGAGACCGGTCGTGGCGGCAACGCCTCGCCGTCGAGGTCGATCTGGTCGCCGCCATCAGGCTGCCGTCGCGAACCCACCGTGAGGCCGGCACCGACGTCGTCACTGACCTGATGATCCTGCGCCGCCCGCTACCCGGCGAGCAGCGACCGACCCCAGATTGGACCGAGGTCGAAGACCTGAGGCTCGACGAGAAGACCTCGACTCCGGTGAACCGGTACTGGCGCCAACATCCGGATCATGTGCTCGGCGTCGTCGAGCCCGGCGGTGCCTACCGACGAGAAAACTTCACCGTCACCGGCGACCGGCCGGCACACGAATCGCTCGCCGCTGTGCTCGAGCGGGTCGAACTCAAGTGGGCGCCGACCGGACACGCACCTGCCATCGACGAACCGAAACCCATAGCGGCGAGCACGACCGCTGGACGGGCGCTGCCCGCCGGATCGATCGTGACCGACCCGTCCTCATCGACCGGATTCTCTCGCGACGGGCTCGAACATCTATGCGCAGCCAAGAACCGCAACCAGCTGCGGCTGCTGGTCACGATGAGGGACCGAGCGCTCGAATACCTCGACGCACCCACAGATGAGGGCCGCATCGAACTGGCGGACCTGTACGCCAACTACCGCGACACCTATGACCAACCGCTCAACGCCTACGACCTCGTCGCCGTCAAACCGGTCAAACGCCGCAGCGACACTGACGACGACAACGTCGACGAGGCAACTGGGGAACGGACCCAGGTTCGTCGCCGCTACCCGAAGCTCGAAGGTTTCCGGACCGACCCGTCGTGGTGGTCCGTCGCTGCGCTCGAGGACTTCGACGACGACACCGGCCAGGCAACCCCCGCCGCAATCCTGCAACGTCCGATCCTCGACCCAAGCGGTGAACACTGGCCCGCCCGGGCGGCCACCATCGAGCAGGCCGTCGCCAACTCGCTCGCGCGCTGGCATCGCATCGACACCGACTACGTCGCCACGCAACTGGACGCGGATCCAGCGGCGGCGCTCCACCAACTCGCTGAGGTCGCCTTCCACACTCCGGAAGGGGAGTGGGAGCTCGCGGCCCACTACCTGTCTGGCGATGTCGTCGCCAAGCTCGACGCCGCGATCGCAGCAGCTCCTGACGACACCACGTTCGAACGCAACGTCGCGGCGCTGCGCAACGTGCAGCCGACACCGCTGACCGCAGCGGAGATCACTCCCGAGTTCGGCGTCACCTGGCTCGAGCCCGACGACATCGCCGCGTTCATCTCCGATCACGACGGCGGCAGCATCACGGTGAAGTACCACCCACCGACGGGGCAGTGGTCGTACGACGGCTACGGCTCCTCTCTGTCAAGAGGTGGGTTCGGGGTGGGCATATGAGGACGTCTGTTGGCGTGTGCCGTCCGCGTGATCAGCTCGCACCTCGAGGCTGATTCTTCGTTGCGGCCACACCCCGAACCCGACGCCGAGGTTAGACCGGGGTCGGTCGTGGTTGCATCGGCTTGCCGTTCATCCGCAGTGTCGCTGGTGACCGATACGACGGTTCACCTTGTCGTGTCGATGGCCGGCGTGGCCAGGTGTCGTCTTGGGTTTGGTCGTCTTGCCGGTCGACTTGGAGTTGGCGCCACACGGCGTCGGTCACACGTCGTTTCAGACAGCGGAGTGCTTCGAGGCGGCTCTTGCCTTCGGCGATCTTGCGGCGGTAGTAGTCCCGTCCGGGGGTGTCGAATCTGATCTGGGTGACCGCAGCCATGTGGATGGCTCGGTTGAGTTGACGGTTCCCGGAACGTGACAGTCGATGCCGGTTCACATCACCGGATGACACTGCGATCGGGGCGGTCCCGCAGTAGCTCGCGAAGTGATCACGGGTGGCGAAACGGGAGACGTCTTCGACCTCACCGAGAATCAACGCAGCGTTGATCGGCCCGACCCCATACACCCGCGTCAACGTGGTGCCCGACGCCTTCACGGTGGCGTTGATGCGCTTGGTGATCTCATCGATCTTCAGATCCAGCCGGGCGATGTCGTCGATCAACTCCATCGCGAGCTCAACCCGCATCTGATCGGCGACGTTGTCGACCTCAAGTGCTGTGAGCAGGTCAAACGCATGCTCAGCTGACAGTGACAGTCGCGCCCCACCCGAGATCAGTTCGCGCAAGAACCTGTGCAGCCGGCACACCGCGGAGGTGCGTGACCGCACGAGTTCGGTGCGTCGATCCGACAACAGTTTCAACGCCACGTTCGGACCGTCAGGCTGCACCCGACGCAGATGCTTGGAGTGGATCGCAGCACGAGCGATCGCGACCGCGTCGGTGTGATCGGTCTTGGTGCCGTGCCCGGTCGAATACACCCTCACCCGAGTCGACAACTTCGCCGGCACATCGATCACCGTCTCACCCGCGGCGACAAGCCGTTGGGCGATGTTGCGGCCCATCCCATTCGCACCCTCGACCGCCCAGACGAAGCGGCGTGGTTCACATACCAACAGAGCAAGCGGTCGGTTCGGGCGGCCGCTCACGCTCCAGGAAGGGAGGTGTCATGAGCAAGGGCAACACGACGTCGCCGAAGCACACTGCACCCGAGTGGTACGACGTGCCGAGTCTCGCCAACCTCCTTGGTGTGAGTGAGGGGTTCGTCCGCTCGATGGTCTACCGGCGAGAGATCCCTTATGCGAAGATCGGCAAGTTCGTTCGCTTCGATCCCAACGAGATCGACCTGTGGCTCACAGAGCGACGCGTCGACGCGCTTTCATGATCGGGAGCTGTCAGAGCACGTCGCGTTCCGCTGTGATACGGATGTCCATTGCGGCTGCGATCTCCGCATCTCGCTGCGTCGACCTGTTCAGGTAGCGAACCGATGCATCGGACGTGGCGTGCCCCATCCGCGCCATCAGCTCCTTGATCGAGGCGCCAGCGCTCGCAGCCGTCGTGCTCGACAGGTGGCGGAGCGAATGAAACCGAACGTTCGGGTCGACATCGGCGTTCGCCTTCGCCCTCTTCCAGTATGGAGTGAAGTACCGGTAGAGGAGGGGCCGGCCCTTGACCGACGTGAACACCAGGGCATCTCTGTCTTCTTCGGTGAACTCGTCGAGGTGTGCGCGCAGAAGCGCCGCTGTGCTCTCGGGGATGACGACGGTTCGATGAGCTGACGCCGTCTTCGGCTTGCCGAACGTTGCCCCAACGCCCCTCTCGAATGTGAGAGCGCGATCCACTCGGATAGTCGAGTGGTCGAGGTCGACGTGGCGACGAGCCAGACCTGACAGTTCGCCAAAGCGGAGCCCGGATGTCGCGGCCAGCCAGACCAATGCCCGGAATCGAGGCTCGATCTCATCGGCGAGACGTGCAACGTTGCCGTACGTGGGCAGTAGCCCTTCGTAGGTCTCCTCGCGCGCCGCACGCTTGATGTTGACCGGGTTGCTTCGCAAGTGGCCGTCTTCGACCGCTGTGCCCATGATGGTCCGAAACAATCGGTAGACCTTCGCTACCGTGTTCGCGGCGAGGTGCGTCTTGTGCAGTTGCCCGTACCACGTGCGGACGGCGGCTGGAGTGATGTCGCGAAGCCGAACGGACTCGAAGCGTTCGAGGATCCACTTGAGCTGAGAGTCGTACGTATCGCGTGTGCGGGCACGAAGGTCGCGCTCGTCCAGCCATCGTCGTGCGTAGACCCCGAAGCGCTCGGAGCCCGCTGACGGGTTGATGTGTGCGCCACGGTTGAGATCGGTCTCGATCGACGCAAGCCAGACCCGCGCGTCGGCCTTCGTGCGGAACGTGTGATCTGCCGGCACCTGCCGACCGAGGTGCCAGTACCGGGCCTGAAAGCGTCCGCTGGGCATCTTCCGGATGGTGCCGAACTGGCGTGCTCTACTCATCTGTGCCGCCCTGTTGCGGTCTGTTCTAGGCACGTTGTAGGCACGAACACAGGTTAGACCTGGAATCGACGACCGTCCAGGGTTCGTCGAAAACCGCAAGTGACCAGGCACTTTGCCTGGTCACTCGGTGAGAGCGGATGAGGGGAATCGAACCCCCGTATTCAGCTTGGGAAGCTGATGTTCTACCATTGAACTACACCCGCGAGGCCCGCTGGGCGGGCGTCCGACAGGTTAGCGGGCGGTGCCCTCGAGCGGGAATCGTCCGCTGGATGTTCTCCGGTGGGTTCCGTCTGCGCCGATCGCGGGTAGTCCTGAACCCGTCATGTCACCGCCAGCCGCAGATCCATCCGACCCGAACGTGGTCGACGTGACCGCGGAGCTCGCCGATGAGACCCAGGGTGGTGCGAGCGTGCCCGACACGGTCGTCGGCCGAGGTCGTGACGCTCGGCATCCGTTCCAGATCCCCCGCCTCGGCTGGAAGGACATCGCCTTCCGCGTGAAAGACGAGTGGGGCGACGACCACGTCGGGCTCAGTGCCGCAGCCGTGGCGTTCTACTCGTTCCTCGCGCTCATCCCGGCGCTCGCTGCGCTCGTGTCGATCCTCGGCCTCGTGGCACGAGGCAGGAATCCCGAGGAGGTCATCACCGACCTGTTCGGCGCGCTGCCCGACGAAGCACGCAGCTTGCTCACCGATCAGTTGGACACGATCTCGTCGCAGTCGTCCGGATCGTTGTCGTTCGGTCTGATCATCGGCGTCGCGCTGTCGCTGTGGACCGCGTCCGGCGCGATCGGTCAACTCGTCAACACGATCAACATCGCCTACGACGAGGAGGAGACCCGCAGCTGGTTCCATCGCAAGGCGATGGCGCTCGGCCTCACCCTCGGCGCGATCGTGTTCGTGGCGTTCGCCGTCTTCGTGGTCGTCGGCTTCCCCGAGCTGATCTCGCGCACCGGGCTCGGTGTCGGCACCCGTCGCCTCCTCAACATCTTGATCTGGCCGGGCCTCGCGTTGTCGTTCGGTGGCGCGCTCGCGCTGCTCTACCGCATCGCCCCCGACCGGAGCGCCGCGCACTGGAAGTGGGTGTCGGTCGGCTCGATCTTCGCCGTGCTGGCGTGGGTGGCGGTCACCCTCGGCTTCCGCTTCTACGTCTCCTCGTTCGGTTCGTACAACGAGACCTACGGCTCGCTCGCCGCGGTCGTGGTGATCCTGCTGTGGCTCTGGCTCACGGCGGTCATCGTGTTGCTCGGTGCCGAGATCAACGCCGAGATCGAACACCAGACCGAGGTCGACACGACCGTGGGTGGCGACCAGCCGGTCGGCCGTCGCGGCGCGGTCAAGGCCGACACCCTCGGCAAGCTCCGCCACTGAGCAGAGGAGACCGACCCCCGCCGCTCAGGCGTCGTCGTCGGCGATGTCGGGCCCTTCCCAGTAGCCGGCCATCAGCTCGCCGACCCAGGCCGGTTCGACGACCTCGCCGCGCGGGAGGAACTCCCGCATCACCGGCTTGATGTCGAGCACCGGCGTGCCGTCGATCGCGTCGAGCCCCCGGACCCGAACCTCCCGACCGTCGACGCCGACGAGCCGGCAGATCGTGACGGCCAGCCGGTTCGGTCGCTTGCTGCCGCGCTGGGCGAAGATGCCGACCCGCGGCCAGTCGGGGTTGCCACGGGGGTGGCGGGCGTCGGTCGTGACCTCGTCGTCGGTCAGCGTGTGGAACCGGAAGATCACCTCGATGTGCGAGAAGGCGTCGAGCCCCATCAGCGACTCGTCGGTGAACCGGTCGGTCAACGTGATCGTGGCGAACTCACGATCCCAGCCGTCGTCGCGCCGGTCGGTCCGCCCGCCGCCGACGAAGCCGATCGGTTCAATGCGGTGCTCCATGCCTCGATCCATACCGATGCCCGATGCCATGCAGCTCACTCCTCGTGACGTTGTCGGTCCATCGCATCGGCGACCCGATGAGCCCCGCGTCGATCGCCGGACCGTAGCCCGGCGATGGCGCCGTCGAGATCACCTGGCGGTTTGTTCTGGCTCAGCTTCCGCTTGGCGTCGACCCGCGTGACCTCGATCGAGATGCCGACGATCCCTCGGAGCAGCCCGTCGATGTAGGTGTCCGGGGCATCGTCGACCGACCACGGTGACGGCATCTCGGCCTCGTGATGATCGGTGAGGTCACGGACGAGCCGCAGCGTCCATTCGGGATCGTGGGTGACGAGCCGGCCGTGCAGATGCACGACCTCGTAGTTCCAGGTGGGCACGACCTTGCCGTGCTCGGCCTTCGATGGGTACCAACCCGCTGACACGTACGTGTCGCTGACCGGGACGACCAACAGTGCGTCGGCCGGTGCCGCAGCGAGCACCGGGTTCTGCCGGGCGAGGTGCGCTCGTACCAGGGTCGCGTCGTCGTCGATCAGGAACGG encodes:
- a CDS encoding SAM-dependent methyltransferase, with product MEHRIEPIGFVGGGRTDRRDDGWDREFATITLTDRFTDESLMGLDAFSHIEVIFRFHTLTDDEVTTDARHPRGNPDWPRVGIFAQRGSKRPNRLAVTICRLVGVDGREVRVRGLDAIDGTPVLDIKPVMREFLPRGEVVEPAWVGELMAGYWEGPDIADDDA
- a CDS encoding IS110 family transposase, translating into MSGRPNRPLALLVCEPRRFVWAVEGANGMGRNIAQRLVAAGETVIDVPAKLSTRVRVYSTGHGTKTDHTDAVAIARAAIHSKHLRRVQPDGPNVALKLLSDRRTELVRSRTSAVCRLHRFLRELISGGARLSLSAEHAFDLLTALEVDNVADQMRVELAMELIDDIARLDLKIDEITKRINATVKASGTTLTRVYGVGPINAALILGEVEDVSRFATRDHFASYCGTAPIAVSSGDVNRHRLSRSGNRQLNRAIHMAAVTQIRFDTPGRDYYRRKIAEGKSRLEALRCLKRRVTDAVWRQLQVDRQDDQTQDDTWPRRPSTRQGEPSYRSPATLRMNGKPMQPRPTPV
- a CDS encoding YihY/virulence factor BrkB family protein: MTAELADETQGGASVPDTVVGRGRDARHPFQIPRLGWKDIAFRVKDEWGDDHVGLSAAAVAFYSFLALIPALAALVSILGLVARGRNPEEVITDLFGALPDEARSLLTDQLDTISSQSSGSLSFGLIIGVALSLWTASGAIGQLVNTINIAYDEEETRSWFHRKAMALGLTLGAIVFVAFAVFVVVGFPELISRTGLGVGTRRLLNILIWPGLALSFGGALALLYRIAPDRSAAHWKWVSVGSIFAVLAWVAVTLGFRFYVSSFGSYNETYGSLAAVVVILLWLWLTAVIVLLGAEINAEIEHQTEVDTTVGGDQPVGRRGAVKADTLGKLRH
- a CDS encoding helix-turn-helix domain-containing protein, giving the protein MSKGNTTSPKHTAPEWYDVPSLANLLGVSEGFVRSMVYRREIPYAKIGKFVRFDPNEIDLWLTERRVDALS
- a CDS encoding tyrosine-type recombinase/integrase, which codes for MPSGRFQARYWHLGRQVPADHTFRTKADARVWLASIETDLNRGAHINPSAGSERFGVYARRWLDERDLRARTRDTYDSQLKWILERFESVRLRDITPAAVRTWYGQLHKTHLAANTVAKVYRLFRTIMGTAVEDGHLRSNPVNIKRAAREETYEGLLPTYGNVARLADEIEPRFRALVWLAATSGLRFGELSGLARRHVDLDHSTIRVDRALTFERGVGATFGKPKTASAHRTVVIPESTAALLRAHLDEFTEEDRDALVFTSVKGRPLLYRYFTPYWKRAKANADVDPNVRFHSLRHLSSTTAASAGASIKELMARMGHATSDASVRYLNRSTQRDAEIAAAMDIRITAERDVL
- a CDS encoding FMN-binding negative transcriptional regulator, yielding MPRDFTESDRGAVATMARAAGFGHLTVAGTDGLVSTPAPFLIDDDATLVRAHLARQNPVLAAAPADALLVVPVSDTYVSAGWYPSKAEHGKVVPTWNYEVVHLHGRLVTHDPEWTLRLVRDLTDHHEAEMPSPWSVDDAPDTYIDGLLRGIVGISIEVTRVDAKRKLSQNKPPGDLDGAIAGLRSGDRRGAHRVADAMDRQRHEE